One genomic segment of Desulfurispora thermophila DSM 16022 includes these proteins:
- a CDS encoding CoA transferase subunit A produces the protein MSLKDKRMTISEAVELIKDGDSITFSGFTIWRRPMAAVYEIVRQRKKNLHLIEVNSGTHGEILIGAGCVKIFESCWIGHELFGKLGANTARKLQSGELIVEDYSHVHMVMRLMAGAIGVPFLPTWASLGTDILNPEYDVLGKHGLRQGQNPVIPRQKFAYAKDPFFGEEGEIILVPAARPDVCIAHVQQVGDQGTVRVMGQRYSDAEAMKAAKTLIVIAEEIVPEEVIRREPTANLIPHYLVDAIVEQPWGAHPTGCFGYYEVDGAFIRDFYNKTKTQEGFDAWAEEWILKVGDFNEYLYKLGFGRLDTLRANSSYKYSTHVKRGAR, from the coding sequence ATGTCTTTGAAAGATAAGCGCATGACCATCAGCGAAGCGGTGGAATTGATCAAAGATGGCGATTCCATCACCTTCAGCGGCTTTACCATCTGGCGCCGCCCCATGGCCGCCGTTTACGAAATTGTCCGGCAGAGAAAGAAAAACCTGCACCTGATTGAAGTCAACTCGGGCACACACGGCGAAATACTCATTGGCGCCGGCTGTGTAAAAATATTTGAATCCTGCTGGATTGGCCATGAACTGTTCGGCAAGCTGGGCGCCAATACGGCCCGCAAACTGCAAAGCGGCGAACTGATTGTTGAAGACTACAGCCACGTGCACATGGTGATGCGCCTGATGGCCGGCGCCATTGGCGTACCCTTCCTGCCCACCTGGGCTTCGCTGGGCACGGACATACTGAACCCCGAGTATGACGTGCTGGGTAAACACGGGCTGCGCCAGGGGCAAAACCCAGTCATCCCCCGCCAGAAGTTCGCTTATGCCAAAGACCCGTTCTTCGGAGAAGAAGGAGAAATCATCCTGGTGCCAGCTGCCCGGCCCGACGTGTGCATTGCCCACGTTCAACAGGTGGGCGACCAGGGCACCGTGCGGGTGATGGGGCAGCGTTACTCGGACGCCGAAGCCATGAAGGCAGCCAAAACCCTCATTGTGATCGCCGAGGAGATTGTGCCCGAGGAAGTCATCCGTCGCGAACCGACAGCCAACCTGATCCCCCACTATCTGGTGGACGCTATTGTGGAACAGCCCTGGGGCGCCCATCCCACCGGCTGCTTTGGTTATTACGAAGTGGACGGCGCCTTTATCCGCGACTTCTACAACAAGACCAAGACCCAGGAAGGCTTTGACGCCTGGGCAGAGGAATGGATCCTCAAAGTGGGGGACTTTAACGAATACCTGTACAAGCTGGGCTTCGGCCGCCTGGACACTTTGCGGGCCAACTCCTCCTACAAATACAGCACACATGTGAAGCGGGGTGCCAGATAA
- a CDS encoding acetyl-CoA C-acetyltransferase — protein MRQTVIVSAVRTPFGKLGGGLSSLPAVQLGGLVIKEAVNRAGISGEQVENVLMGMVLQGGCGQIPSRQATQLAGLPWEVPSETINKVCASGLRSVTLGDQIIRAGDADIIVAGGMESMSNAPYFTRARWGFRMGDSKLIDLMVHDGLWCAFHNRHMAIHGGVVAREYGISREEQDEWALRSHQLALAAMDAGRLNDEIIPVSIPQKKGDPVVVSQDEGPRRDTSLEALRRLPPVFDPENTVTAGNAPGVNDGAGALVIMSADKARELGIKPLATILGHASVSQEARYIATVPGLSINKLLSKKGMKVDQIDLFEVNEAFAAVALVSSKIANLPHDKVNVNGGAVAFGHPIGASGARILMTLVYELRRRGGGLGIAAICSGAAQGDAILVRVD, from the coding sequence TTGCGGCAAACAGTGATTGTCAGCGCCGTCCGAACCCCCTTCGGCAAGCTGGGCGGCGGACTCAGCTCCCTTCCTGCAGTGCAGCTGGGAGGATTGGTGATTAAAGAAGCGGTCAACCGGGCCGGCATCAGCGGCGAGCAAGTGGAAAATGTCCTCATGGGCATGGTGCTCCAGGGAGGGTGCGGGCAAATCCCTTCCCGCCAGGCCACCCAGCTGGCCGGTCTGCCCTGGGAAGTACCGTCGGAAACCATCAACAAAGTGTGTGCCTCCGGTTTGCGCAGCGTGACGCTGGGCGACCAGATCATCCGGGCCGGAGACGCCGATATTATCGTAGCCGGCGGTATGGAAAGTATGAGCAACGCCCCCTACTTCACCCGCGCCCGCTGGGGTTTCCGCATGGGGGACAGCAAGCTGATTGACCTGATGGTGCACGATGGGCTATGGTGCGCCTTCCACAACCGCCACATGGCCATCCACGGCGGCGTGGTAGCCAGAGAATACGGCATCAGCCGGGAAGAGCAGGACGAGTGGGCACTCCGCAGCCACCAGCTGGCCCTGGCCGCCATGGACGCCGGCCGGTTAAACGACGAGATTATACCGGTTTCCATTCCCCAGAAAAAGGGCGATCCGGTTGTAGTCAGTCAGGACGAAGGACCGCGGCGCGACACCAGCCTGGAAGCGCTGCGCCGCTTGCCACCTGTATTTGACCCGGAAAACACCGTCACGGCCGGCAACGCGCCGGGGGTCAACGATGGGGCGGGCGCCCTGGTCATCATGTCCGCAGACAAAGCCCGCGAACTGGGCATTAAGCCGCTGGCCACCATTTTGGGGCATGCCTCGGTTTCGCAAGAAGCCCGTTATATTGCCACCGTACCCGGGCTGTCCATCAACAAATTGCTCAGCAAAAAAGGTATGAAAGTGGACCAGATTGACCTTTTCGAGGTCAATGAAGCCTTTGCCGCCGTGGCTCTGGTGAGCAGCAAAATTGCCAACCTGCCCCACGACAAGGTCAATGTCAACGGCGGTGCTGTTGCTTTTGGACACCCCATCGGCGCCAGCGGGGCACGCATCTTAATGACTCTGGTTTATGAGCTCCGGCGGCGCGGCGGCGGGCTGGGCATCGCGGCCATTTGCAGCGGCGCGGCCCAGGGCGACGCCATTCTGGTCAGAGTAGACTAG
- the tig gene encoding trigger factor produces MKATAERIEKNTVVLEVEVEQSQFEQAVDRAYRKLVHKVSIPGFRKGKAPRVIFERFVGKEVLLNEAVELVVPDAYQQAVQDTGVEPVAPPELEVVQLEDGKPFVFKAKVVVKPEVKLGQYKGLEVSTPDVTVTDEDIENELKKLQNRYARLLTLEEGEVQNGDLVSIDFEGKIDGEPFAGGQANDYTLEIGSRTFIEGFEEQIVGMTVGETRDIKVRFPDDYGKEELAGKDAVFTVTVKLIKRKELSPLDDEFAKDVSEFDTLAELREDIANKLKEAAREKADAQVKQQVLEKAVAQAEMDIPEEMIAAQTEETMQNMETRLLNQGLSLDNYLQYTNSNRDELRARMREDVITSIKQNLVLEAVARAEGLEVSEAEVDAEINKMSERLRQDVAVVRKILEARGQMGAIKENLLREKALQFLADSAVYV; encoded by the coding sequence ATGAAGGCGACCGCAGAGAGAATAGAGAAGAACACTGTAGTGCTGGAAGTAGAAGTTGAGCAAAGCCAATTCGAGCAAGCTGTGGATAGAGCTTATCGCAAGCTGGTACATAAAGTAAGCATTCCCGGCTTTCGCAAAGGCAAAGCGCCCCGGGTTATTTTTGAAAGATTTGTGGGCAAAGAAGTGTTGCTGAACGAAGCGGTGGAGCTGGTTGTTCCCGATGCCTACCAACAGGCGGTACAGGACACCGGCGTGGAACCTGTGGCACCTCCCGAACTGGAGGTGGTGCAGCTGGAAGACGGCAAGCCCTTTGTTTTTAAAGCCAAAGTTGTGGTTAAACCCGAAGTAAAGTTGGGACAATATAAGGGTCTGGAAGTGTCAACACCCGATGTTACTGTTACAGATGAAGACATTGAAAATGAACTCAAGAAACTGCAGAATCGCTACGCCCGCCTGCTCACCCTGGAAGAGGGCGAGGTGCAAAATGGCGACCTGGTATCCATAGACTTTGAGGGCAAAATCGATGGCGAACCTTTTGCTGGAGGGCAGGCTAACGACTATACCCTGGAAATAGGCTCCCGGACATTTATCGAGGGGTTTGAGGAACAAATTGTCGGCATGACCGTGGGGGAAACCAGGGATATTAAGGTGCGTTTCCCGGATGATTACGGCAAGGAAGAACTGGCCGGCAAGGATGCCGTTTTCACTGTCACAGTAAAGCTGATCAAGCGCAAGGAGCTTTCCCCGCTGGATGATGAATTCGCCAAGGATGTAAGCGAGTTTGACACCCTGGCCGAGTTGCGGGAAGACATTGCGAACAAACTGAAAGAAGCGGCCCGGGAGAAGGCCGATGCGCAGGTAAAGCAGCAGGTGCTGGAGAAAGCTGTTGCTCAGGCCGAAATGGATATTCCGGAAGAAATGATTGCCGCCCAGACTGAAGAAACCATGCAAAACATGGAGACCCGGTTGCTCAATCAGGGGCTTTCCCTGGACAATTATCTTCAGTATACTAACAGTAACCGGGATGAATTAAGGGCCAGAATGCGCGAAGATGTTATTACCAGCATCAAACAGAACCTGGTATTGGAAGCTGTGGCCCGGGCGGAGGGCCTGGAAGTATCCGAGGCCGAAGTGGACGCTGAGATTAACAAAATGAGCGAGCGTTTAAGACAGGATGTGGCGGTGGTGCGCAAGATTCTGGAAGCTAGGGGACAGATGGGTGCGATCAAGGAAAACCTGCTGCGGGAAAAAGCTTTGCAGTTCCTGGCCGACAGTGCCGTTTACGTTTAA
- a CDS encoding CoA-transferase subunit beta, with amino-acid sequence MLNNHQEAKIGDFKVIDLLAVAGAREVRDGEVVFAGTGLPMLAVTLAQKTTAPNASIIYEAGSMDGRPAHLPASVGDARCEYQASCASGLFDVFGQLQRGVVDLAFLGGAEIDKYGNVNTTCIGDYFSPKVRFTGSGGNPDINALARRTVFIMVQEKRRFKEQVDYVTSPGWRVKKFPGGEWVSRQEAFGSVFRGGPYAVITNMAVFRFDEKTGLMYLDTVHPGFTPEDVLQNVSFDLDISRCRGTTKPPTYHELHLLYNVIDPEGLFLA; translated from the coding sequence ATGTTGAACAACCATCAGGAAGCCAAAATAGGTGATTTCAAGGTAATTGACCTGTTGGCCGTAGCCGGAGCCAGGGAAGTGCGCGACGGTGAGGTTGTTTTTGCCGGTACCGGGTTACCCATGCTGGCCGTCACCCTGGCCCAGAAGACCACTGCACCCAATGCATCAATTATTTACGAAGCTGGTTCCATGGACGGACGTCCCGCCCATCTGCCGGCCAGCGTGGGCGATGCTCGTTGTGAATACCAGGCCTCCTGCGCTTCCGGCCTCTTTGACGTTTTCGGCCAGTTGCAACGCGGCGTGGTGGACCTGGCCTTCCTGGGCGGCGCGGAAATTGACAAGTACGGCAATGTAAACACCACCTGCATCGGCGACTATTTCAGCCCCAAGGTGCGCTTTACCGGCTCGGGCGGTAATCCGGACATCAACGCTCTGGCCCGTCGCACCGTCTTCATCATGGTGCAGGAGAAGCGCCGCTTCAAAGAGCAGGTGGACTATGTCACCTCACCCGGCTGGCGGGTGAAAAAATTCCCCGGCGGGGAGTGGGTCAGCCGCCAGGAAGCCTTTGGCTCGGTATTCCGCGGCGGCCCCTACGCTGTGATCACCAACATGGCGGTCTTCCGCTTTGATGAAAAGACCGGCCTGATGTATCTGGATACCGTCCACCCCGGTTTCACACCGGAAGATGTCTTGCAAAACGTTTCCTTTGACCTGGACATCAGCCGCTGCCGGGGTACCACCAAACCACCCACCTACCACGAACTGCACCTGCTGTACAACGTCATTGACCCGGAAGGGCTCTTTCTGGCCTAA
- a CDS encoding acyl-CoA dehydrogenase, which translates to MPLHLTEEQIMMRDMVRKLAQNELAPRAAHYDKTHEFPWENIRKMSELGLMGVPIPEEWGGAGCDFLSYIITIEEISRACASTGVILAVHTSVGTMPILLFGTEEQKKKYLPKLASGQWIGAFALTESNAGSDPSNLSTSARLEGDHYIVNGNKIFITNGGVADVYVTFVRTEAGSKGYKGISCLLVDKDTPGFTVGKREEKMGLNASQTTELIFDNARVPKENLLGVEGEGFKVAMALLDSGRIGIAAQGLGIAQGAFDVALAYAKERVMFGKPIIEHQAVGFMLADMATQIDAARMLVYRAARMKDMGLPFTKEASMAKMYATDTAMMVTTNAVQILGGYGYCREYPVERMMRDAKITQIYEGTNQIQRMVIAKQLMKM; encoded by the coding sequence ATGCCACTACACCTAACGGAAGAACAAATCATGATGCGCGACATGGTGCGCAAACTGGCTCAGAATGAGCTGGCACCAAGAGCTGCCCATTATGACAAAACCCACGAGTTTCCCTGGGAAAACATCCGCAAAATGAGCGAGCTGGGCCTGATGGGCGTGCCCATTCCGGAAGAATGGGGCGGCGCCGGTTGCGATTTCCTCTCCTACATCATCACCATTGAGGAAATTTCCCGGGCCTGTGCTTCCACCGGCGTTATTCTGGCCGTGCACACTTCGGTGGGCACCATGCCCATCCTGCTTTTCGGCACGGAAGAACAAAAGAAAAAATATCTGCCCAAGCTGGCCTCCGGGCAATGGATTGGCGCCTTTGCCCTGACTGAAAGCAACGCCGGCTCCGACCCTTCCAACCTTTCCACCTCGGCCAGGCTGGAGGGCGATCACTACATCGTTAACGGCAATAAAATTTTCATCACCAACGGTGGGGTGGCCGATGTCTACGTCACCTTTGTCCGCACCGAAGCGGGCAGCAAGGGGTACAAAGGCATCAGTTGCCTGCTGGTGGACAAAGACACGCCGGGCTTTACCGTGGGCAAGCGGGAGGAAAAAATGGGCTTAAATGCCTCCCAGACCACAGAGCTGATCTTTGACAACGCCAGGGTACCCAAAGAAAACCTGCTGGGCGTGGAAGGCGAAGGCTTCAAAGTAGCCATGGCTCTGCTGGACAGCGGGCGCATCGGCATTGCCGCCCAGGGGCTGGGCATCGCCCAGGGAGCGTTTGATGTGGCGCTGGCCTACGCCAAAGAAAGAGTGATGTTTGGCAAACCCATTATAGAACACCAGGCTGTTGGTTTTATGCTGGCCGATATGGCCACCCAGATTGACGCGGCCCGCATGCTGGTTTACCGCGCTGCCCGCATGAAGGACATGGGCCTGCCTTTCACCAAAGAGGCTTCCATGGCCAAGATGTACGCTACCGACACGGCCATGATGGTAACCACCAACGCCGTGCAAATCCTGGGTGGCTACGGCTACTGCCGCGAATATCCGGTGGAGCGTATGATGCGCGACGCCAAGATCACCCAGATTTACGAAGGCACCAATCAGATCCAGCGCATGGTTATAGCCAAACAGCTGATGAAGATGTAA